GCTGTACGCCATCTCGCGCCAGACGGCGGCGGTGCGCGTCCACGGGGTCGGTTCGGCCGAGGACCCGGACGGCCTCTTCCACTTCGCCGACGGCAACCTGGTGGGCGCCGAGCTGAACGGCCTGCAGGGCCGGGAGGCCATCCGCGCCGCGCTGCGCATCACGGAGGGGCGCTTCTCGGTGGACGCCGGCGCGCGGCCCACCAGGCCGTTCCCGCCGGAGCAGCTGCGCCACGTGGTGATGGAGGAGGTCGTGAAGATGGACGAGGAACAGCACGCGAGCCGCACCGGTGAGACGCCGCTGCGGAAGGCCAGCCCGCCGGCCCCACCCCCGCCGAGCCGCGGCGGCGCGGCGCGCCAGCCCGGCGCGGCGCCGCCGTCCGGCGGCCGAGCGGGCGGCCCGGGCGCCCCGGGCCGGCCCCTCCTGATCCTGGGGGTGGTGGCCACCGCGCTCCTGCTGGCCGCGGTCGGCTGGTTCGCCTTCGCCCGCCAGGCGGCCGCGCCGCCCCGCCCGGCCCCGGCGCAGGCGGCCCAGCCCGCCGTCGAGACGCCCGCCGTGCGCGGCGTGACGGCCACCGAGATCGTGCTGGGCATGGCGGCCTCCTTCACCGGCTCCAACAAGGAGCGCGGGCGCGCCATGAAGGCCGGCTGGTCGGCCGCGCTGGGCGCCGCCAACCTGGCCGGCGGGATCCACGGGCGCACGCTGCGGCTGGTCTCGGTGGACGACGCCTACGACCCGGCGCTGACCGGGCCGGCCATGAAGCAGCTGGTGGAGGGCGACAAGGTCTTCGCGGTGGTGGGCAACGTGGGCACCGCCACCGCCAAGGTCTCCATCCCCTACTGCACCGAGCAGAAGGTGATCTTCTTCGGCGCCCTCTCCGGCGCCGACCTGCTCCGCAAGACGCCGCCCGACCGCTACGTCTTCAACTACCGCGCCAGCCTCGGCGAGGAGGGCGCCGCCGCCGTCCGCTACCTGGTGGACGTGAAGCGGATCCCGGCCGACCGGATCGCCGTGCTGGTCCAGAAGGACGACTTCGGCGAGTCCGGGTGGCGCGGCGCCGTCCGGCAGCTCGAGACCTACGCGGTGCCGGCCGCCGCGGTGCCCCGCCTGGAGTACGCCCGCAACACCGCCGACGTCCGCGAGGCGCTGGACGCCCTGCGGGCCAAGGCGGCGGTGGTGCAGGCGGTGGTGCTGGTGGCCACCTACAAGCCGGCCGCCACCTTCATCCGCAAGGCCCGGGACCTCGGCCTGGCGCTCACCTTCGTCACCGTCTCGGCCGACTCCAACGGCCTGGCCCAGGAGCTGGTCGAGTCCGGGGTCCGCTACACCGAGGGCGTGGTCGTCACCCAGGTGGTGCCGGTGCCGACCTCCAAGGCCAGCGGCATCATGCGCTACCGCCAGGCCATGGAGCAGCACGCGCCGGGCGAGCCGCTCGGCTCCTCCACGCTGGAGGCCTGGATCGGCGCGCAGCTCTTCCTGGAGGGGCTCAAGCGGGCCGGGCCGCAGCTCGACACCGAGCGGCTGGTGACGGCCCTGGAGGCCCTGAGCGGCTTCGACATCGGCAGCGGCGCCGCCATGTCCTTCAGCCCCAAGGATCACCAGGCCAGCAAGAAGGTCTGGGGCTGGGCGCTGCAGCCCGACGGCTCCTACCAGCAGATCGATCTCGAGTGACCAGGGAGGCTTCCGTGCCGACTCGCGTGGGACGTGGCGCAGCACTCGGACGGCTGGCGGCGGCGCTCGCCGCGGCGCTCTGCTGCGGCGGGGCGCGGGCCCAGGTCAGCGACACCGAGGTGACCCTGGGGATGTCGGCGCCCTTCAGCGGCGTGGCCAAGGAGCTGGGCGGCCAGATGCGGGTGGGCCTGGAGGTGGCCTTCGCCGCGGCCAACGCGGCCGGCGGCGTGAACGGGCGCAGCGTGCGCCTGGTGGTCTTCGACGACGGCTACGACCCGGCGCGGACCATCACCGCCATGAAGGAGCTGGTGGAGAAGCGCAAGGTGTTCGCCGTGATCGGCAACGTCGGGACGCCCACCGCCGCGGTGGCGGTGCCCTACGCCAACGAGAAGGGCGTCATCTTCTTCGGCGCCTTCTCCGGCGCCGGCCTGCTGCGCAACGACCCGCCCGACCGCTACGTCTTCAACTACCGGGCCAGCTACGCCGAGGAGACCGCCGCCATCGTGCGCCACCTGGTCGAGGTGCAGCGCGTCGACCCGGCGCGCATCGCGGTGCTCACCCAGGACGACGCCTTCGGCCAGGCGGGCTTCGAGGGCGTGGCCCGGGCCATGCGGCACTACCGGCGCGACCCGGCCAAGGTGCTGCGGGTCAGCTACCAGCGGAACTCGGCCGACGTGGAGGAGGCGGTCAAGGCCATCAAGAAGGCCACCCCCCCGCCCAAGGCGGTGGTGATGGTGGCCACCTACAAGCCGGCGGCGCGCTTCATCGAGAAGCTGCGCGACGCCGGGGTGGACCTGGTCTTCAGCAACGTCTCCTTCGTGGGCGCCACCGAGCTGGCCGAGGAGCTCTCCCAGCTCGGGCCGAAGTACGCCGCCGGCGTGGTGGTCACGCAGGTGGTGCCCAACCCGGCCTCGCAGGCCTCCGCCGTCCTCAAGTTCCGCGAGCAGGTGAAGCGCTTCGCCCCCGGCGAGAAGCCGGGGTTCGTGGCCCTGGAGGGCTGGCTGGTCGGGCGGCTCTTCCTGGAGGGGCTGCAGCGGGCCGGCAAGGCGCCCACCACCGACTCGGTCATCGAGGCGCTGGAGTCCATCCGGGCGCTCGACCTCGGCATCGGCGTGCCGCTCACCTTCAGCCCCTCCGAGCACCAGGCCTCGCACCGCGTCTGGGGCACGGTCATGGACGGCAAGGGGACCTTCTCGGCCATCGAGCTGGAGTGACCGGCCGCCCCGGGCGGCGCACCCTCACCGCCCGGAGATGGCCCGCACCGCCGCCTGCACCGCCTGGTC
This genomic interval from Anaeromyxobacter sp. contains the following:
- a CDS encoding ABC transporter substrate-binding protein — translated: MALSGDFKETSFADLLQLYAISRQTAAVRVHGVGSAEDPDGLFHFADGNLVGAELNGLQGREAIRAALRITEGRFSVDAGARPTRPFPPEQLRHVVMEEVVKMDEEQHASRTGETPLRKASPPAPPPPSRGGAARQPGAAPPSGGRAGGPGAPGRPLLILGVVATALLLAAVGWFAFARQAAAPPRPAPAQAAQPAVETPAVRGVTATEIVLGMAASFTGSNKERGRAMKAGWSAALGAANLAGGIHGRTLRLVSVDDAYDPALTGPAMKQLVEGDKVFAVVGNVGTATAKVSIPYCTEQKVIFFGALSGADLLRKTPPDRYVFNYRASLGEEGAAAVRYLVDVKRIPADRIAVLVQKDDFGESGWRGAVRQLETYAVPAAAVPRLEYARNTADVREALDALRAKAAVVQAVVLVATYKPAATFIRKARDLGLALTFVTVSADSNGLAQELVESGVRYTEGVVVTQVVPVPTSKASGIMRYRQAMEQHAPGEPLGSSTLEAWIGAQLFLEGLKRAGPQLDTERLVTALEALSGFDIGSGAAMSFSPKDHQASKKVWGWALQPDGSYQQIDLE
- a CDS encoding ABC transporter substrate-binding protein translates to MPTRVGRGAALGRLAAALAAALCCGGARAQVSDTEVTLGMSAPFSGVAKELGGQMRVGLEVAFAAANAAGGVNGRSVRLVVFDDGYDPARTITAMKELVEKRKVFAVIGNVGTPTAAVAVPYANEKGVIFFGAFSGAGLLRNDPPDRYVFNYRASYAEETAAIVRHLVEVQRVDPARIAVLTQDDAFGQAGFEGVARAMRHYRRDPAKVLRVSYQRNSADVEEAVKAIKKATPPPKAVVMVATYKPAARFIEKLRDAGVDLVFSNVSFVGATELAEELSQLGPKYAAGVVVTQVVPNPASQASAVLKFREQVKRFAPGEKPGFVALEGWLVGRLFLEGLQRAGKAPTTDSVIEALESIRALDLGIGVPLTFSPSEHQASHRVWGTVMDGKGTFSAIELE